The sequence below is a genomic window from Microbacterium sp. cx-55.
ATGCTGCTCGCGGCGCTCTCCGAGTGCCACCTGCTCTCGTACCTGCACGCGTGCGTGACGGCGGGCGTCGTCGTCGTCTCCTACGAGGACGACGCCGAAGGAACCATGATCGAGGACGGCGCGGGTTCCGGCCGCTTCGCCGACGTGCTGCTGCATCCGCGGGTCGTCGTGGCCGAGGAGAGCATGGTGGAGGCGGCGCGTGCGGCCCACAAGCAGGCGCACGAATGGTGCTTCATCGCGAACTCGGTGAACTTCCCGGTTCGGCACGACGCCGTGGTGACCGCGGCCGACTGACGCGGATCCTGCCGCACTCGGAGGCATGGCGAAGATCCGCCCGTACGGTCACATCCGTTCGTGCGGAAGAACCTGCCGGATGCGGTCGATCGGGGTCTGGGCGGGAACCTCGTTGTAGACCCCGGCCAGTTCCTGCTCGGAGAGCGCGTGGATCGCCGCCATGATCTCGTCGGTGGCCAGCCGTCTCGCGCGTCCCGACGTCGCCGGGCCATGCGGTGACAGATCCAGCGGCGCACCGAACCGGACGGTGATGCGCGGTCGTACCCGCGGGAACTTGGCGCCCACCGGCATGGCCTCGTTCGTGTTGATGAGGCCGACCGGCACGACGGGCACCCCCGACTGGAGTGCGAGGAAGGCGACACCCGTGCGCCCCTTGTAGAGCCGGCCGTCGAGCGAGCGCGTGCCCTCGGGGTAGAGCGCGATGCCCTTGCCGGCCTCGAGCATGCGGCGCTGCTGCGCGAGCGCATCGAGAGCGGCCTGGCCGGCCCCACGCTGGACGGGGCTCGCTCCGACCGCGGTGAAGAACTCCCGAGACAACCAGCCGCGCAGGCCCGTGCCGT
It includes:
- a CDS encoding OsmC family protein, yielding MNGEHHYRLRAAWTGNRGSGTSGYRDYDRDVTLSVDGKPDVLASSDKPFRGNAERWNPEDMLLAALSECHLLSYLHACVTAGVVVVSYEDDAEGTMIEDGAGSGRFADVLLHPRVVVAEESMVEAARAAHKQAHEWCFIANSVNFPVRHDAVVTAAD
- a CDS encoding lysophospholipid acyltransferase family protein yields the protein MRGWECDQEYPLAVPSAESSEPETSADPDETEAVADVGMTYLLGRYVLAPLARAAYRPRIEGRANVPRTGGVIFASNHLSFIDSFVIPMSSPRHVQFLAKSSYFDGTGLRGWLSREFFTAVGASPVQRGAGQAALDALAQQRRMLEAGKGIALYPEGTRSLDGRLYKGRTGVAFLALQSGVPVVPVGLINTNEAMPVGAKFPRVRPRITVRFGAPLDLSPHGPATSGRARRLATDEIMAAIHALSEQELAGVYNEVPAQTPIDRIRQVLPHERM